Below is a window of Lentisphaerota bacterium DNA.
CTTCCAAGTCTCAGTGGCGCCTGACAGACGACTGTGCTATCATTTTATATTGTGCTTGCAGAACCGGCGCAGGAGGTTTTGCAAGCGCCTCCCCGTTCGTGCAGAGTGTTCTGCAAGAGCCTCGTGAAAATGGACGACTAACCAGGAGACCGTTGATGTTACACGAACCCGCTGCAAAGCAGGAGAAGGACCCTGCATCCGCCTGGAAAGCGCGGTTGGGCATTCGGCTGTTCTGGCTGTATTGCGCGATCTATGCAGGCTTCGTTGCGTTAGCGGTTTTTGCCGCCGAAACGCTCAAAACGCCGGTGCTGGCCGGCGTGAATCTGGCCATCATCTTTGGCGTGGCGCTGATCCTGTTTGCGCTCATTCTCGGGATCATCTATAACCACGTGTGCACCCGGAAAGAAGATGAGATGAACCACGAGGATACCCACCCATGAAGTACATCGCCAGTCCCATCGCCGTGGCTATCTTTCTGAGCTTTGTCGGTTGTGTGCTCGGGCTGTCCTTCTATTATGCGCGCAAAGCCAGATCGGCCGCAGGCTACTTCGCCGCAGGCGGAACCATTCACTGGTTTGTGAACGGGGTCGCTTTTGCCGGCGACTATCTCTCGGCCGCGTCCTTCCTCGGCATTTGCGGCATGATAGCCACCATGGGCTATGACGGCTTCCTCTATTCCATTGGCTATCTTGCCGGCTGGATTGTGGCCCTGTTTGTGGTGGCTGAACCGATGAAACGCCTCGGCAAATACACCTTCGCCGATGCCTTGGACTTTAAGTTTAACTCGAAGGGCATTCAGTTGATGGCCGCCATCAGCACGCTCGCCGTCTCGGTGTTTTATCTGATTCCGCAGATGGTCGGCGCCGGATCGCTGGTGACGCCGCTGCTGGGTTTTCCGCAGTGGGCCGGGGTCATCATGGTCGGGGCGATTGTCATCGCCATTGTGGCCACAGCCGGCATGACCTCCACCACGTATGTACAATTTCTCAAGGGCGGGTTGTTGATTGTCTTTTCATCCGTGCTGGTGATCGCTGTGCTCGCGAGAGGGCTGTCAACCACGCCGGGCAGCAAGACCTTCTTCCCGAAACAGCTCGATGCCGCAACGATCATGACAACTGGCGCTGACGGGTATTCATGTGTCACGCAGTTGGACGATCAGAAATCAGGCAAGCGTTTCGTTAAACTGGCCAAAGACGGCATCGAAGGGTGGTGGTTGCTCAACGGCCCCTCCCTGGAAGAGGTGCAGTCCCAGACCGAAACCCGGTCTGGAACGCTCTATAACGGCGCGCCCAAAGAAGCGGATCTTTTTAAATCCGTGGGGTATGTCACCCGTTTGCGTGATGAGAACGGCAACGAGATCACGCAGACGGGACGCCTCGGCCCGTTGCGCTATCTGGCGGCGCTCTCCCGTGCGGAGGTTGTGCGCTATCCCAAAAGCGCTCAGGTCAAGCTGATGGACGGCGACGCGCGGGTCACGCTTTTCTGCCCGGTGGTCACCCGGGGCGCGGACCTGCTGGTTCCCGGCCAGAAGTTCAAGACCAAGACCCCGGTGGAAAAGATGAACTTTATCTCCCTGATGCTGGCGCTATTCTTGGGCACAGCCGCTTTGCCGCATATTCTCATCCGCTATTACACCGTGCACTCACAGCGCGATGCCCGTAAATCGACGATCGTGGCCATTGGCGGGATCGGATTCTTCTACGTGCTGACGCTGTTTATGGGCCTCGGCGCCATGACACTGGGCGTCATTGATATGACGGATGACAACATGTCCGCTCCGCTGCTGGCCGGCTCATTCAGTCTGGTGCTGTTTGCCATCATCTCCGCCATTGCTTTTGCGACGGTCCTCGGAACCGTCTCCGGCCTGATCGTCGCGGCTTCCGGGGCGGTGGCGCACGACCTGATGGACAAGTTTATGAGCGTCACGATGACGGACATTCAAAAGGTTAAAACCGGAAAGATTGCCGCCGTTGTGGTCGGCATTCTGGCGATCGGCCTCGGGATTCTCTTTCAAGGAATGAACGTCACCTTCCTGGTCGGGTGGGCTTTTTCCGTGGCGGCATCAGCCAACCTGCCCGCGATCATCATGCTGCTTTTCTGGAAAAAGACGACCGCGACGGGGATCGCCTGGTCCATTGGCGTCGGCATGATGTCCGCGCTGTTAATCATCCTCACCTCTCCGGATATGTACGTGCAGTACACGCTCAATCCGGCGACTGCGCTGCACAGCCTCAACCAGCCAGGCATCGTCTCCATCCCGCTCAGCTTCATAACCTTGGTGGTCGTATCGTTGCTGACGCTGAAGAGAAAAGCTGAAGAGAAAAGCTGAAATGCTGAAAACTGAAAGCTGAAAGGCGGATCAGAAAACGCGCGAAGCGAGGTAGGGCGGCGGCGTCTCGCTGAAGAGAAAAGCTGAAATGCTGAAAACTGAAAGCTGAAAGGCGGATCAGAAAACGCGCACCGCGCGGGTAGGGCAGCGGCGTCTCGCCGCGCCGAAGGTGAATGCAAGGCCCGTCCCTTGGCCGTCCTCTCTCAGCTTTGTTGAACCAGGCGGCGTACAGCGTACATCGGAATGGTCTGCACACGGTCGTACTCCGTAAAGTTTTCCAGCGACACCCGGATGCCTTTCTTTAATTTCCGCTCGTCCATGAACAAGTACATGCTCTGCATCTGTCCCTTCGTGCCGGACTTCACCTCCACGGGCACAATGTCCGCTCCCTGTTGAATGACATAGTCGATCTCGGCATTGCTGTTCCTGGCCTCCCGGTGCCAGTAGTAAAGGTTGGCTTTCATGTGCGAAGGATGATTCCCGATCAGTTCCAACCCCGTGAAAACCTCTGCGAGACTGCCTTTGTTGACAAGGTCTAAGTCACCCGCCGTCAGGTGGCCCGGCACGTCGAGACCCATCAGACGCTGGTGGATGCCGATGTCGAACAGAAACACTTTGAACTTCTTCTCGTCAACCTGAGCGCCGAGCGGAATGCCGCGGGCATGTGTGTGCATGACCCGGTACGCCAACCCGGCCTGCAACAGCAACTGCAGGGCGTCCTTGAGCGGCTGGGCCGAGGAAGCGGAATCGATGCTGGAATACTTGAACTTGCCGCCTGCCTGTAGGACGATGGAACGGAACACCTCGGAGAGCCGTCCGACAGGCGCCCGTTTCTTATACTTCTTGAAGTCGTCATCAATCGTTGTGACCAGGTCGTCCAGTATTTTAAGGCATTCCGCCAGATCGTGTTTCTCCGCATACGCCTTCACGGCGGCAGGCATGCCGCCCACGAGTTGATACGTTTTCACAAGGTCCACGAGACGACGATGGAACGGTTTATCCACCGGGTGTGCCGCATCGGCCTGCGCGACAACACCGAGCAACGTGTCTTCCCCGGTCGCCATCAGGTACTCCGCGAAGGTCAACGGATACATAAACAGCGAGGAGAGTCGGCCAACCCCCAGAGACGGAATCTCGGCCAGAGCGAGTTCCAGCAACGAACCCGCCGCCACAACATGCAGATCCGGCATCTTCTCGTGGAAGAAACGCAATGCGCTCAACGCTTCCGGGCACGCCTGTATCTCATCGAAGAACAACAACGTCTCCCCGGCGACAATGGGGGTTGAAAAATAGGCGGCCAATTTCTCGCGGATGCGCACGGGATTGAGCGAGTCGTGGAAGAAGACCCGGATCTCGGGGTTTTCCTCAAAATTGACCTCGACGAAGTGTCGAAAGGTCTGGCCCAGTTCGCGGATCGAGTATGTCTTTCCGACTTGGCGAGCTCCGCGAACAAGCAACACCTTCCGCCCGGGACTTTGCTTCCAGGCCAACAGACGTGATTCAATCTCTCTCTTCATGAATAACCCCAGAAAAACAACCCTGAAAACAAGCCGTCAGCTCGCAATAACAAGTCAATTGAACACAAATATTGTCTGAAAGTCAACCCAATCATCCTTGACAGCCCTAACAGAGCTGCTCTGACGAATGCCACAGGGAATGCGCGAAGCGAGGTAGGGCAGCGGCGTCTCGCCGCGCCGCAGATCATGACGAATGCCACAGGGAATGCGCGTGTGTAGGTCTGTGGGTCTGTGAGTATGTGGGTGTGTGTGGGTGTGTGTGGGTGTGTGTGGGTCTGAATCGGGGTCGGTATCCGGGTCGGGGTCGAAATTCCAGGTTTTCCCATCGCCAGCGATCCCGATCCCGATAATGGCCATACTCCCGGGCGCAGTCACGGTTTATTTGCGTCGCCAGCGGTTGTGTGCCTGCCTTTCGGGCGGCAAA
It encodes the following:
- a CDS encoding DUF485 domain-containing protein, with product MLHEPAAKQEKDPASAWKARLGIRLFWLYCAIYAGFVALAVFAAETLKTPVLAGVNLAIIFGVALILFALILGIIYNHVCTRKEDEMNHEDTHP
- a CDS encoding cation acetate symporter, which translates into the protein MKYIASPIAVAIFLSFVGCVLGLSFYYARKARSAAGYFAAGGTIHWFVNGVAFAGDYLSAASFLGICGMIATMGYDGFLYSIGYLAGWIVALFVVAEPMKRLGKYTFADALDFKFNSKGIQLMAAISTLAVSVFYLIPQMVGAGSLVTPLLGFPQWAGVIMVGAIVIAIVATAGMTSTTYVQFLKGGLLIVFSSVLVIAVLARGLSTTPGSKTFFPKQLDAATIMTTGADGYSCVTQLDDQKSGKRFVKLAKDGIEGWWLLNGPSLEEVQSQTETRSGTLYNGAPKEADLFKSVGYVTRLRDENGNEITQTGRLGPLRYLAALSRAEVVRYPKSAQVKLMDGDARVTLFCPVVTRGADLLVPGQKFKTKTPVEKMNFISLMLALFLGTAALPHILIRYYTVHSQRDARKSTIVAIGGIGFFYVLTLFMGLGAMTLGVIDMTDDNMSAPLLAGSFSLVLFAIISAIAFATVLGTVSGLIVAASGAVAHDLMDKFMSVTMTDIQKVKTGKIAAVVVGILAIGLGILFQGMNVTFLVGWAFSVAASANLPAIIMLLFWKKTTATGIAWSIGVGMMSALLIILTSPDMYVQYTLNPATALHSLNQPGIVSIPLSFITLVVVSLLTLKRKAEEKS
- a CDS encoding ATP-binding protein: MKREIESRLLAWKQSPGRKVLLVRGARQVGKTYSIRELGQTFRHFVEVNFEENPEIRVFFHDSLNPVRIREKLAAYFSTPIVAGETLLFFDEIQACPEALSALRFFHEKMPDLHVVAAGSLLELALAEIPSLGVGRLSSLFMYPLTFAEYLMATGEDTLLGVVAQADAAHPVDKPFHRRLVDLVKTYQLVGGMPAAVKAYAEKHDLAECLKILDDLVTTIDDDFKKYKKRAPVGRLSEVFRSIVLQAGGKFKYSSIDSASSAQPLKDALQLLLQAGLAYRVMHTHARGIPLGAQVDEKKFKVFLFDIGIHQRLMGLDVPGHLTAGDLDLVNKGSLAEVFTGLELIGNHPSHMKANLYYWHREARNSNAEIDYVIQQGADIVPVEVKSGTKGQMQSMYLFMDERKLKKGIRVSLENFTEYDRVQTIPMYAVRRLVQQS